Proteins from a genomic interval of Diaphorobacter sp. HDW4A:
- a CDS encoding TetR/AcrR family transcriptional regulator, with protein sequence MNTKRTTNRSPRSDNRLPELLDAAARAFGSRGYAATSMREIALETNMLPGSLYYHFPSKEALLVAVYSEGVKELEIATAAAIAKERDPWDRLEALCRAHLETVLSDSNYANVLIRVLPDDIPEAAERLREVREAYEKTFRDAVEELPLVPRADRRALRLMLIGALNWTALWFNPQGRDSPRALARKFVGLIKETQDGSSSA encoded by the coding sequence ATGAACACCAAACGAACCACCAACCGCTCACCCCGTTCAGACAATCGCCTGCCTGAATTGCTGGATGCCGCCGCACGCGCCTTTGGAAGTCGCGGCTACGCGGCGACCTCCATGCGGGAGATCGCGCTGGAGACCAACATGCTTCCGGGCTCGCTGTACTACCACTTCCCGTCGAAAGAGGCGCTGCTCGTCGCTGTGTACAGCGAGGGCGTGAAAGAGCTGGAAATCGCGACGGCGGCGGCCATTGCGAAGGAGCGCGATCCCTGGGACCGGCTCGAGGCGCTGTGCCGTGCGCACCTGGAGACAGTGCTCAGCGACAGCAACTACGCCAACGTCCTGATCCGCGTGCTGCCCGATGACATCCCCGAGGCAGCCGAGCGGTTGCGCGAGGTGCGCGAGGCCTACGAAAAAACTTTTCGCGATGCGGTCGAGGAATTGCCGCTCGTGCCACGCGCCGACCGCCGCGCGTTGCGACTGATGTTGATTGGTGCCCTCAACTGGACGGCGCTGTGGTTCAACCCCCAGGGACGCGATTCCCCACGCGCACTGGCAAGGAAATTTGTGGGGCTGATCAAGGAGACACAAGATGGCAGTTCGTCCGCCTAG
- a CDS encoding cobalamin B12-binding domain-containing protein: MAVRPPRVIVTKIGFDGHDRGSRVISATLRDAGMEVIYTPPWQEIATVVKLATEEDADVIGISSLATDHLIVPQLMTALKNAGLSDVQVIVGGIVPAKDEAKLLEAGVARVFHPGAALDDVVTDVIALTAKRRQLQGESA; the protein is encoded by the coding sequence ATGGCAGTTCGTCCGCCTAGGGTGATTGTCACGAAGATTGGATTTGACGGGCATGACCGAGGTAGCCGCGTCATTTCCGCCACCCTTCGCGACGCAGGCATGGAAGTGATCTATACACCACCGTGGCAGGAAATTGCAACGGTCGTCAAGCTGGCCACCGAAGAGGACGCCGACGTGATCGGCATCTCGTCCCTCGCGACCGATCACCTGATTGTTCCGCAGCTTATGACAGCGTTGAAGAACGCGGGTCTGTCGGATGTGCAGGTCATTGTCGGCGGCATCGTGCCGGCCAAGGATGAAGCCAAGTTGCTGGAGGCGGGCGTGGCGCGCGTTTTCCATCCGGGGGCAGCGCTCGACGATGTCGTCACTGACGTCATCGCACTGACCGCCAAGCGTCGTCAATTGCAGGGAGAATCGGCATGA
- a CDS encoding methylmalonyl-CoA mutase has product MSADVLNIKQATAPEGLRKWEREFAQGVKGDAVTHNRSGVPIKPLYTQQDWSGDRQDDALGYPGQFPYTRGIYATMYRGRSWSQRQLIGLGVPEDYNSRVKEILDLGASALSLIPCNSVFRGYDADEVPHELLGTCGTVINHVKDMETALDGVPIDHLSTAMNDPSPFTLLAFELAVAKRRGIPWTSITGTSNQSDCISHFVANHMFFRLALQGARRVVIDHIKFCNTQVPNWNPLSIVGQHMQQAGATPAEAMAFTLASGIQYAEDCIAAGMDPDQFLPRFTFFFDISVSLFEEVAKFRAGRRVWARLCRERFGAKDPRSWRFKFHGQTSGVDLTRQQPLNNIARVTTQAMAGILGGLQSLHTDGYDEVFSTPTTEAARIAVATQNILREEAHLTDVIDPLGGSYYVESLTDEMEQKILSIIAMIDEAGGMYNAVEKGIVQQMIGDSALAFQKKVDLGEQTVVGVNAYQTEEDPATYPSLEYPQPERMQGYLRQLAEFKKTRSNADVERALKELARSTETRKTNVFEHVVKAAEAGATHGEICGTLRKELGFGHPLTVV; this is encoded by the coding sequence ATGAGCGCAGACGTTCTGAACATCAAGCAGGCCACGGCACCCGAGGGGTTGCGCAAGTGGGAGCGCGAATTCGCCCAAGGCGTGAAAGGCGATGCCGTCACGCACAACCGTTCCGGCGTTCCGATCAAGCCGCTCTACACGCAGCAGGACTGGTCTGGCGATCGTCAGGATGATGCGCTTGGCTACCCGGGGCAGTTTCCGTACACGCGCGGCATCTACGCGACGATGTACCGGGGACGCAGCTGGTCGCAGCGTCAGCTGATCGGTCTTGGCGTGCCGGAGGACTACAACAGCCGCGTCAAGGAGATCCTGGATCTGGGTGCATCCGCGCTGTCGCTGATCCCCTGCAATTCCGTGTTCCGTGGCTACGACGCGGACGAGGTGCCGCACGAATTGCTGGGCACCTGCGGAACGGTGATCAATCACGTCAAGGACATGGAAACGGCGCTCGACGGCGTGCCGATCGATCATCTGTCCACTGCCATGAATGACCCGTCACCGTTCACGCTGCTTGCGTTTGAATTGGCAGTAGCCAAACGCCGCGGCATTCCTTGGACGAGCATCACCGGCACGTCGAATCAAAGCGACTGCATCTCGCATTTCGTGGCGAATCACATGTTCTTTCGGCTCGCGCTGCAGGGTGCGCGGCGGGTGGTGATCGACCACATCAAGTTTTGCAATACGCAAGTACCCAATTGGAACCCGCTGTCCATCGTCGGCCAACACATGCAGCAGGCGGGCGCCACTCCGGCCGAAGCCATGGCGTTCACGCTCGCATCCGGCATCCAGTATGCGGAAGACTGCATCGCCGCAGGCATGGACCCGGACCAGTTCCTGCCGCGCTTCACTTTTTTCTTCGACATCTCCGTGAGCCTGTTCGAGGAAGTGGCCAAGTTCCGTGCGGGCAGACGCGTATGGGCGCGCTTGTGCCGCGAGCGCTTCGGTGCCAAGGACCCGCGCTCATGGCGCTTCAAGTTCCACGGCCAGACCTCGGGCGTCGACCTCACGCGTCAACAGCCGCTCAACAATATTGCCCGCGTCACCACGCAGGCCATGGCGGGCATTCTGGGCGGACTGCAGTCGTTGCACACCGACGGCTATGACGAAGTGTTTTCCACGCCGACGACAGAGGCGGCCCGCATTGCGGTGGCCACGCAGAACATTCTGCGTGAGGAGGCGCATCTCACCGATGTGATCGACCCGCTGGGTGGCTCGTACTACGTCGAGTCGCTTACCGACGAAATGGAGCAGAAGATTCTCTCGATCATCGCCATGATCGACGAGGCGGGCGGCATGTACAACGCGGTGGAAAAGGGCATCGTCCAGCAGATGATCGGCGACTCGGCGCTGGCTTTCCAGAAGAAGGTGGATTTGGGCGAGCAGACGGTGGTGGGCGTCAATGCCTACCAGACCGAGGAAGACCCCGCCACTTATCCTTCGCTGGAGTATCCGCAGCCCGAGCGCATGCAGGGCTACCTCAGGCAGTTGGCGGAGTTCAAGAAGACGCGTTCCAACGCCGATGTGGAGCGCGCGTTGAAGGAACTGGCGCGCTCGACTGAGACGCGCAAGACCAATGTCTTCGAGCATGTCGTCAAGGCGGCGGAGGCGGGCGCGACGCACGGCGAGATCTGCGGCACGCTGCGCAAGGAACTGGGCTTCGGCCATCCTCTGACCGTGGTGTGA
- the meaB gene encoding methylmalonyl Co-A mutase-associated GTPase MeaB, whose amino-acid sequence MNTAFIQQALEGDRRAIGRAISALENGGESAYAIRHAMAAKQGRAHVIGVTGPPGGGKSTLVSAMIRCLRERGLTVAVAAVDPSSPFTGGAVLGDRIRMGDRQSDEGVFIRSLASRGHLGGLATAASDVIDLFDASGFDVVIVETVGAGQSEVEITRYADTKIVVCPPGLGDDVQAIKAGILEIADVFVVTKSDLPDSRKTEADLRAMLALRKEKNALPEVLKVVATTGEGVDTLVQVLTQRTARGVRHEIGGAREAYRQLSKYIAADNVANLLGMELVAASKGSTTLRMKVQRKHINFNGKCHGGILFSLGDMALGLACNSHGQLATLVDGQLSISTAVDEGDWLIAHAYEVSRSRKIGSYQVRISRASDDAHIALIHGTVYVLDRPPVGANDE is encoded by the coding sequence ATGAATACAGCGTTCATTCAACAAGCACTGGAGGGAGATCGCCGGGCCATCGGCAGGGCGATCAGTGCGCTGGAAAACGGCGGCGAGTCCGCGTATGCCATCCGTCATGCGATGGCTGCGAAACAGGGCCGCGCCCATGTCATCGGAGTGACCGGACCACCGGGGGGAGGCAAGTCGACGCTGGTCTCCGCGATGATCCGCTGCCTGCGCGAGCGCGGTCTGACCGTGGCCGTTGCTGCGGTGGATCCGTCCAGTCCGTTCACGGGCGGTGCGGTGCTCGGCGACCGCATCCGCATGGGAGACCGTCAGTCGGACGAGGGCGTATTCATCCGCTCGCTGGCGTCGCGCGGTCACCTCGGCGGACTCGCCACGGCGGCGTCTGACGTGATCGACCTGTTCGACGCCTCGGGCTTCGACGTGGTCATCGTCGAGACCGTCGGAGCAGGGCAGTCCGAGGTGGAGATCACGCGCTACGCCGACACCAAGATCGTCGTCTGCCCGCCCGGGCTGGGCGATGATGTGCAGGCCATCAAGGCGGGGATTCTGGAGATCGCCGACGTCTTCGTCGTCACCAAGTCCGACCTTCCTGATTCGCGCAAGACCGAGGCCGATCTGCGCGCGATGCTTGCGCTGCGCAAGGAGAAGAATGCGCTGCCCGAGGTGCTGAAGGTCGTGGCTACCACTGGTGAGGGCGTCGACACCCTGGTGCAAGTGCTCACGCAGCGCACGGCGCGCGGTGTGCGGCATGAGATCGGTGGGGCGAGGGAGGCGTATCGACAACTGTCGAAATACATCGCCGCAGACAACGTCGCCAATCTGCTGGGCATGGAGTTGGTTGCCGCGTCCAAAGGAAGCACCACGCTGCGCATGAAGGTGCAGCGCAAGCACATCAATTTCAACGGTAAGTGCCACGGGGGGATCCTGTTCTCGTTGGGCGACATGGCGCTGGGGCTGGCCTGCAATTCGCATGGACAGCTTGCCACGTTGGTGGATGGGCAATTGAGCATTTCCACCGCAGTGGATGAGGGCGACTGGCTGATCGCGCACGCCTACGAGGTCAGCCGCTCGCGAAAGATCGGCAGCTATCAGGTGCGGATCTCTCGGGCCTCGGACGACGCACACATCGCGTTGATTCATGGAACCGTGTATGTGCTGGATCGCCCGCCGGTTGGCGCCAATGATGAGTGA
- a CDS encoding AMP-binding protein, whose product MQTTFPRLMLQQAAARPQAPAMREKEYGIWQTTTWSELATLVQALACGLHDAGLQPGEHLVLLGSNRPRLYAAMLAAQSLGAIPVPLYQDAVATECVFPINNAEVRFCIVEDQEQVDKLLEVREQCPQLVHIWYDEPRGLRNYDEPDLSALDALVERGQQFSQLHPAFFVKRVEAGSASDVAAMFFTSGTTGNPKGVVHTHGSLIDRAQAGAKFDNLKNTEEVLAYLPPAWIGQNIFSYAQWLVVGYVVNCPESASTVSIDLKEVGPTYYFAPPRVFEGLLTNVMIRMEDAGPIMRRMFHSCMSVARRVGPALLDRKPVGWLDRVKYRVGNLLIYGPLRNNLGFSRVRVAYTAGEAIGPDLFSFYRSIGVNLKQLYGSTETAVFVCLHPDNEARSDTVGVPCDGVQIKVSDSGEVLVKSPGLLKEYYKNPKATAEVISEDGWYHTSDAGFIDASGHLKIIDRVKDVGRLQGGAFSNAMFAPKYVENKLKFFSFIKEAVAFGDGRDRVCVMLNIDFDAVGNWAERKNLPYAGYTDLAGKSEVSDFIRECVEKVNEDLSRDSLLAGSQVSRFLVLHKELDADDGELTRTNKVRRGFIGEKYSVLVDALYSAQSEQYVQTQVKYEDGRTGSISATLKLLDARTFPPLRVEAGVATV is encoded by the coding sequence GTGCAAACCACTTTTCCCCGGTTGATGCTGCAGCAAGCCGCTGCCCGCCCGCAGGCCCCCGCCATGCGGGAGAAGGAGTACGGCATCTGGCAGACTACGACATGGTCCGAGCTTGCGACGCTGGTGCAGGCGCTGGCCTGCGGCCTGCATGACGCGGGCTTGCAGCCGGGCGAACATCTGGTGCTGCTGGGCAGCAACCGTCCGCGTCTCTATGCGGCGATGCTCGCAGCCCAGTCGCTCGGTGCGATTCCGGTGCCGCTCTATCAGGACGCGGTGGCGACGGAATGCGTGTTCCCCATCAACAATGCCGAGGTTCGCTTCTGCATCGTCGAAGATCAGGAGCAAGTGGACAAACTGCTCGAAGTGCGCGAGCAATGTCCGCAACTCGTTCACATCTGGTATGACGAACCGAGGGGGCTGCGCAATTACGATGAGCCCGACTTGTCGGCGCTCGATGCGCTGGTCGAGCGGGGGCAGCAGTTCTCGCAGCTGCATCCGGCTTTCTTTGTGAAGCGGGTGGAAGCGGGCAGTGCCTCCGATGTGGCCGCAATGTTCTTCACCAGTGGCACGACGGGCAATCCGAAGGGCGTGGTGCACACGCATGGATCGCTCATCGACCGCGCGCAGGCGGGAGCCAAATTCGACAACCTGAAGAACACCGAAGAAGTGCTGGCCTATCTGCCGCCCGCATGGATCGGGCAGAACATCTTCTCGTATGCGCAGTGGCTGGTGGTGGGCTATGTGGTGAACTGCCCGGAGAGCGCGAGTACGGTCTCGATCGATCTCAAGGAGGTAGGGCCCACCTACTATTTCGCGCCACCACGAGTGTTCGAGGGCCTGCTCACCAACGTGATGATTCGCATGGAGGACGCCGGTCCGATCATGCGCCGCATGTTCCATTCGTGCATGTCGGTGGCAAGGCGCGTGGGGCCGGCGCTGCTAGATCGCAAGCCCGTCGGCTGGCTCGACCGCGTCAAATATCGGGTTGGCAATCTGCTCATCTATGGGCCGCTGCGCAATAACCTGGGATTCTCGCGGGTGCGTGTGGCCTACACGGCGGGAGAAGCCATTGGTCCCGACCTGTTCAGCTTCTACCGATCCATCGGGGTGAACCTCAAGCAACTCTATGGATCGACCGAGACCGCCGTGTTCGTCTGCCTGCATCCCGACAACGAGGCACGCTCGGACACCGTTGGCGTGCCGTGCGATGGCGTGCAGATCAAGGTCAGCGACAGCGGCGAGGTGCTGGTGAAGTCGCCGGGGCTGCTCAAGGAGTACTACAAGAATCCCAAAGCCACGGCCGAGGTGATTTCCGAAGACGGCTGGTATCACACCAGCGATGCCGGGTTCATCGATGCAAGCGGGCATCTCAAGATCATCGACCGCGTCAAGGACGTGGGGCGGCTGCAGGGTGGTGCGTTCTCCAATGCGATGTTTGCGCCCAAGTACGTGGAGAACAAGCTCAAGTTCTTCTCGTTCATCAAAGAGGCAGTGGCCTTCGGCGACGGGCGTGACCGGGTGTGCGTGATGCTCAACATCGACTTCGACGCCGTGGGCAACTGGGCTGAACGCAAGAACCTTCCCTATGCGGGATACACCGATCTGGCAGGCAAGTCGGAGGTGAGCGATTTCATCCGCGAGTGCGTGGAAAAGGTCAACGAAGACCTCTCGCGCGACAGCTTGCTGGCAGGCAGTCAGGTCAGTCGCTTTCTGGTGCTGCACAAGGAGCTCGATGCCGACGATGGAGAGCTCACGCGCACCAACAAGGTCCGCCGTGGATTCATCGGCGAGAAGTACTCCGTGCTGGTCGATGCGCTCTACAGCGCGCAGTCGGAGCAGTACGTGCAGACCCAGGTGAAATACGAGGACGGGAGAACCGGCAGCATTAGCGCGACGCTCAAGTTGCTTGACGCCAGAACGTTCCCACCTTTGAGAGTCGAAGCAGGAGTCGCCACCGTATGA
- a CDS encoding ABC transporter ATP-binding protein: protein MSKKKIGDVILDVQHISLRFGGVKALTDISLNVRQHEVRSIIGPNGAGKSSMLNCINGVYTPQEGTITFKGKAFKHLSSREVAEMGVARTFQNLALFKGMSVIDNIMTGRNLRIKSSLLSQAFRNPFGIGGAQCEEERHRAFVEHIIDFLEIQAHRKTPVGQLPYGLQKRVDLGRALAMEPQVLLLDEPMAGMNLEEKQDMCRFILDVNDEFGTTIVLIEHDMGVVMDISDRVVVLDYGKKIADGTPDEVLHNEEVIRAYLGTTH, encoded by the coding sequence ATGAGCAAGAAAAAAATTGGCGACGTCATTCTGGACGTGCAGCACATCAGCCTGCGATTCGGCGGCGTGAAGGCGCTCACCGACATCAGCCTGAATGTGCGCCAGCATGAGGTGCGTTCCATCATCGGGCCGAACGGTGCGGGCAAGAGCTCCATGCTCAACTGCATCAACGGGGTGTACACGCCGCAGGAAGGAACCATCACCTTCAAGGGCAAGGCCTTCAAGCACCTGAGCAGCCGTGAGGTGGCGGAGATGGGCGTGGCGCGTACCTTCCAGAATCTGGCGCTGTTCAAGGGCATGAGCGTCATCGACAACATCATGACCGGCCGCAATCTGCGCATCAAAAGCAGCCTGCTGTCGCAGGCCTTTCGTAACCCGTTCGGCATCGGCGGGGCACAGTGCGAGGAAGAGCGGCACCGGGCCTTCGTCGAGCACATCATCGATTTTCTGGAAATCCAGGCCCATCGCAAGACGCCGGTCGGTCAGCTCCCCTACGGACTGCAGAAACGAGTGGACCTTGGCCGCGCACTCGCGATGGAGCCGCAGGTGCTGCTGCTCGACGAGCCGATGGCGGGCATGAATCTGGAAGAGAAGCAGGACATGTGCCGCTTCATTCTGGATGTGAACGACGAGTTCGGAACCACCATCGTGCTGATCGAACACGACATGGGGGTGGTGATGGACATCTCCGACCGCGTCGTGGTGCTCGACTACGGCAAGAAGATCGCCGACGGCACTCCGGATGAAGTGCTCCACAACGAAGAGGTGATCCGGGCGTACCTCGGCACCACTCACTGA
- a CDS encoding branched-chain amino acid ABC transporter permease — translation MSFFLETVFGGLMAGMLYALVALGFVLIFKASGVFNFAQGAMVLFAALAMARFSEWIPQWFGIKSLLVANLIAFVLAGLCMLVIAWLVERLALRYLVNQEGATLLMATLGISYFLDGLGQTLFGSNIYQINIGMPKDPVFVLDQTFEGGLLINKEDLYAALIAAVLVGVLSVFFQKTGTGRALRAVADDHQAALSIGIPLNRIWVIVWSVAGVVALVAGMIWGSKLGVQFSLASVALRALPVIILGGLTSVPGAIIGGLIIGVGEKLSEVYLGPLVGGGIEIWFAYVLALIFLLFRPQGLFGEKIIDRV, via the coding sequence ATGTCATTCTTTCTGGAAACTGTGTTCGGCGGTCTGATGGCGGGAATGCTCTACGCGCTGGTGGCGCTGGGCTTCGTGCTGATCTTCAAGGCCTCGGGCGTATTCAATTTTGCGCAGGGCGCCATGGTGCTGTTCGCGGCGCTGGCGATGGCGCGCTTCTCCGAGTGGATTCCCCAGTGGTTCGGCATCAAGAGCCTGCTGGTGGCGAATCTCATCGCCTTCGTGCTCGCGGGCCTGTGCATGCTGGTGATCGCATGGCTCGTGGAACGGCTGGCGCTGCGCTATCTGGTCAACCAGGAAGGCGCGACGCTGCTGATGGCGACGCTCGGTATCTCGTATTTTCTGGATGGATTGGGGCAGACCCTCTTCGGCAGCAACATCTACCAGATCAACATCGGCATGCCCAAGGACCCCGTGTTCGTTCTGGACCAGACCTTCGAAGGCGGCCTGCTGATCAACAAGGAGGACCTGTATGCAGCGTTGATCGCCGCCGTGCTGGTGGGCGTGCTGTCCGTGTTCTTCCAGAAGACCGGCACCGGGCGCGCCCTGCGTGCGGTGGCCGATGACCACCAGGCGGCGCTGTCCATTGGCATTCCGCTCAACCGCATCTGGGTGATCGTGTGGAGCGTCGCGGGCGTCGTGGCGCTGGTGGCGGGAATGATCTGGGGCTCCAAGCTCGGGGTGCAGTTCTCGCTGGCATCGGTGGCGCTGCGGGCGTTGCCGGTGATCATTCTCGGCGGCCTTACATCGGTGCCGGGAGCCATCATCGGCGGTCTGATCATCGGCGTGGGGGAGAAGCTCTCCGAGGTCTATCTTGGCCCGCTGGTCGGCGGCGGCATCGAGATCTGGTTCGCCTACGTGTTGGCACTGATCTTCCTGCTGTTCCGGCCGCAGGGACTGTTCGGCGAAAAGATCATCGACCGCGTCTGA
- a CDS encoding branched-chain amino acid ABC transporter permease, translated as MLYRENGQIKTSYRLDQQILPIAQDRYALIILLVIACVVIPSVASDYVLRAIGIPFLIMSLAALGVNILVGYCGQISLGSGAFMAIGAYGAFNVMARVQDMPQVPALLLGGFFAMAYGVIFGLPSLRVKGLYLAVATLAAQFFSDWLFLRVKWLTNNSSSGSVSVGNLHVGPWQIDSPVSKYLFCLAFVIFFALIAKNLVRSAAGREWMAIRDMDVAASVIGIRPMYAKLSAFAVSSFIIGIAGGLWAFVHLGAWEPAAFSVEISFRLLFMVIIGGMGSIMGGFLGAAFMVLLPIFLSQALPALGAIFGLTISTATVAHIETMIFGGLIVWFLIVEPHGLSKLWALGKQRLRIWPFPH; from the coding sequence ATGCTTTACAGAGAAAATGGCCAGATCAAGACCAGCTACCGTTTGGATCAGCAGATTCTTCCGATTGCGCAGGACAGGTATGCGTTGATCATCTTGCTGGTGATCGCATGTGTTGTCATCCCGAGCGTGGCGTCAGACTACGTGCTGCGCGCCATCGGCATTCCGTTTTTGATCATGTCGCTGGCGGCGCTCGGCGTGAATATTCTGGTGGGCTACTGCGGTCAGATCTCGCTCGGCTCGGGTGCTTTCATGGCTATTGGCGCTTATGGCGCGTTCAACGTCATGGCGCGGGTGCAGGACATGCCGCAGGTGCCCGCGTTGCTGCTTGGCGGATTCTTCGCCATGGCCTACGGAGTCATCTTCGGTTTGCCGAGTTTGCGCGTGAAAGGGTTGTATTTGGCGGTGGCCACGCTTGCGGCGCAGTTCTTCAGCGACTGGTTGTTCCTGCGTGTGAAGTGGCTCACCAACAATTCGTCTTCGGGTTCGGTGTCGGTGGGCAATCTGCATGTTGGCCCGTGGCAGATCGACTCTCCGGTGAGCAAGTATCTGTTCTGCCTTGCCTTCGTGATCTTCTTTGCACTCATCGCCAAGAACCTCGTGCGCAGCGCTGCTGGCCGTGAATGGATGGCGATTCGCGACATGGATGTGGCGGCGTCGGTGATCGGCATTCGCCCTATGTACGCAAAGCTCAGTGCGTTCGCGGTCAGCTCCTTCATCATAGGCATCGCCGGGGGGCTGTGGGCCTTCGTGCACTTGGGCGCATGGGAGCCCGCTGCGTTCTCCGTGGAGATCTCGTTTCGCCTGCTCTTCATGGTGATCATCGGCGGCATGGGCTCGATCATGGGCGGCTTTCTGGGCGCCGCATTCATGGTGCTGCTGCCCATCTTCCTGAGCCAGGCCCTGCCTGCGCTGGGCGCCATCTTTGGATTGACGATCTCCACGGCCACGGTCGCGCACATCGAAACCATGATCTTCGGGGGACTCATCGTTTGGTTCCTCATTGTGGAGCCGCACGGGCTCAGCAAGCTGTGGGCTCTCGGAAAACAACGTTTGAGGATCTGGCCATTTCCTCATTGA
- a CDS encoding ABC transporter substrate-binding protein, with amino-acid sequence MKRTLATLSAAVAALASVASGPAAAQDKQQYFPMLTFRTGPYAPSGTPWANGFLDYYKLVNLNGGINGVKVMWEECETGYATDRGVECYERLKDKHGGATVFQTMSTGITFALTERGAADRIPILTPAYGVSESADGEAYKWSFPIGGTHWASADTQFQYLAQKAGGVDKLKGKKVTLLYHDSPYGKESIPVLTARAKANGVELATLPVSHPGVDQKAAWLQIRQSRPDYVLLWGWGVMNSTALKEAQSTGYARNKMIGVWPSGSESDVKGIAGADGYSAVLLLPGPGASSKIAKEVLEKLHAKGNGSGPKEEVGEALYMRGMMNAMMSVEGVRRAQEKFGKGKVMSAVQARWGYENLNIDQKRLEELGIADIMRPIATTCKDHMGPSSAKAYTWDGSKWNASSDWLQADPNVIKPLLKEAVDRHLAEKKQTRRSAEDCNS; translated from the coding sequence ATGAAACGCACCCTTGCCACCTTGAGCGCAGCGGTCGCCGCGCTCGCATCCGTCGCTTCGGGGCCCGCTGCAGCGCAGGACAAACAGCAGTATTTCCCGATGCTGACTTTCCGCACAGGGCCGTATGCGCCCAGCGGCACGCCGTGGGCCAATGGCTTTCTCGACTACTACAAGCTGGTGAATTTGAACGGCGGCATCAACGGGGTCAAGGTGATGTGGGAGGAGTGCGAGACGGGCTACGCCACAGACCGTGGCGTCGAATGCTATGAGCGGCTGAAAGACAAGCATGGTGGTGCGACCGTGTTCCAGACCATGTCCACCGGCATCACGTTTGCGCTGACCGAGCGCGGCGCAGCCGACAGGATTCCAATCCTCACACCAGCCTATGGCGTGAGCGAGAGCGCGGACGGCGAGGCCTACAAATGGAGCTTCCCGATTGGCGGAACGCACTGGGCATCGGCCGACACGCAGTTCCAGTATCTCGCGCAGAAGGCGGGCGGTGTGGACAAGCTCAAGGGCAAGAAGGTCACGCTGCTCTATCACGACAGCCCTTACGGCAAGGAGTCCATCCCGGTGCTGACCGCACGTGCCAAGGCGAACGGGGTCGAGTTGGCTACTCTTCCCGTGTCCCACCCCGGCGTGGACCAGAAGGCCGCGTGGCTGCAGATTCGCCAGAGCCGCCCGGACTATGTGCTGCTGTGGGGCTGGGGCGTGATGAACTCGACTGCGTTGAAGGAAGCGCAGTCCACGGGTTATGCGCGCAACAAGATGATCGGCGTGTGGCCTTCGGGCTCCGAGTCCGACGTGAAGGGCATTGCCGGTGCCGACGGCTACAGCGCCGTGCTGCTGTTGCCTGGGCCAGGCGCCAGTTCCAAGATTGCCAAGGAAGTGCTCGAGAAGCTGCACGCCAAGGGTAATGGATCGGGGCCGAAGGAAGAGGTGGGTGAGGCGCTCTACATGCGCGGCATGATGAACGCGATGATGTCGGTGGAAGGCGTTCGCCGTGCGCAGGAGAAGTTCGGCAAGGGCAAGGTGATGTCCGCCGTGCAGGCACGCTGGGGTTACGAGAACCTCAACATCGACCAGAAGCGTCTGGAGGAGTTGGGCATCGCAGACATCATGCGACCCATCGCCACTACCTGCAAGGACCACATGGGGCCATCGTCGGCCAAGGCCTATACATGGGACGGCAGCAAGTGGAACGCGAGTTCGGACTGGCTGCAGGCCGACCCGAACGTGATCAAGCCCTTGCTCAAGGAAGCGGTAGACAGGCATCTGGCCGAGAAGAAGCAGACGCGTCGCTCAGCCGAAGACTGCAATTCGTAG